CACGCCGAAGGGCTCGGGGTGCGGCTGGGCACGATCAACTCGAACACGTTCCAGGACGAGGCCTACAAGTTCGGCAGCCTCACCCACTCCGACGCTGCGGTGCGGCGCAAGGCCGTCGACCACCACTTCCGGTGCATCGAGATCATGCACGCCACCGGGTCCACCGACCTCAAGATCTGGCTCGCCGACGGCACCAACTACCCCGGCCAGGATTCGTTGCGCGCCCGGCAGGACCGGCTGGCCGAGTCGCTGGCCGAGATTTATGAGCGGCTCGGCGAGCACCAGCGGCTAGTGCTGGAGTACAAGTTCTTCGAACCGGCCTTCTACCACACCGACGTGCCCGACTGGGGAACCTCGTTCGTCCAGGTCAGCGCGCTCGGCGACCGCGCGTTCACCTGCCTGGACACCGGGCACCACGCGCCGGGCACCAACATCGAGTTCATCGTGATGCAGTTGCTGCGCCTGGGAAAGCTCGGTTCGTTCGACTTCAACTCGCGCTTCTACGCCGACGACGACCTGATCGTCGGCGCGGCCGACCCGTTCCAGCTGTTCCGGGTGCTGCACGAGGTCGTCGCGGGCGGCGGGCTCGACGAGGGCTCGCCGGTGCGTTTCATGCTCGACCAGTGCC
This window of the Saccharopolyspora gloriosae genome carries:
- the rhaI gene encoding L-rhamnose isomerase, with translation MTPPRFEEITGTLARQAIELPSWAFGNSGTRFKVFGTPGTPRTPQEKIADAAKVHELTGLAPAVALHIPWDQVDDFTALKAHAEGLGVRLGTINSNTFQDEAYKFGSLTHSDAAVRRKAVDHHFRCIEIMHATGSTDLKIWLADGTNYPGQDSLRARQDRLAESLAEIYERLGEHQRLVLEYKFFEPAFYHTDVPDWGTSFVQVSALGDRAFTCLDTGHHAPGTNIEFIVMQLLRLGKLGSFDFNSRFYADDDLIVGAADPFQLFRVLHEVVAGGGLDEGSPVRFMLDQCHNVEEKIPAQIRSVLNVQEMTARALLVDRAELAKAQDAHDVLGANEVLMDAFQTDVRPALAQWRASRGLPAEPMRAYADSGHARFLAEQRVGGAQAGWGA